The DNA sequence gtgatctaggttttctttttgttgaattGTGTATTCGGGTTTGTTTGAATTCACAATCTGCACGTCTTTAACATTTCTAAAGATTTCATTTTTCTCTAAAAGGATTAAATAAATGTGCAATCTTTGTATTCTTCTGCCTTGTACTTACATTTTAGGTGCCCTTAGTAGCTCCGCAGTGAAAAGTTTGTTTAAATAATGATTTTGATGGAAATGTTATTAGTATGAggtgtttcatatttttcgtTGCAGAACGTTTAATACTCGAACTATTAGTAACCATTGTTAGGATATAGCGAAAATGAAGGCAAGTAATTTATGGTTCTAAGTGAATTGAGGTGTTTCTAATTTATGCAAGTGAAACTGTCAATATTAGTGTTTATCTGCTAACATTACCAATATTGCTCGATTGTCTTAGGCTGCAGGCAAAGTGTAATGTGTTAAGCATGTTGTATTGGTATGTAATCTGTATTCGATGCCTAGAATTTAGAAGATCATGACTGCTTTAAAGTGCATTAGGCTGTTAGTCTAACATGGATGTGGATGTAATCACTCTCAAGTAATTTCTCTAAATCTTACATTTTGACATCTAAAATACAGCAAAGAACCGCATAaattgattatatttatatttttttctctttccaaCTCATATATGGAGAGAAATTATGCATCATAGATTGATATATAGGCTAAGATAGAAGTAGATTACAATTGTGGACTAGAAGttcaaaccaagaaaaaaaagggaaaagatggGGAAAATGGTGGACTAGACGTTTAGTTCTTCTTCACCCTAAGTTCACCCTAAGATGAACTTGAAGtaatcaagaagaagaagatgatagaTAGCTTAGGATACTCCTGATGTAACTAATACATATATTAGATACAATTCACACGTTTCTGAGATTCATTGAGGGGTTACCAATATTTTCTTGCATTCTATGTTCTTCTTGAACTAATACTTCACTAAGTAGCTGCTATATCCCTATacttgagaggaaaaaaaaattgcaggaTGGGCCCATGACTACCCTTGTCTCTTAGTTGCTCTGCTACTGGCTTCCTTTGTGTGCCACGTTATATGAAGTATGGAGAGGGTAACAATTTGCTTTTTTGTCATCTTGAAGGTTCTCCGGACCCCTGACTTTCGAACTTGCAAGTCATCCGAAGAAATTCAAGAATGTAAGCTCatcaagattttgttttcattttttcttttcacacaGTGACATACAGTTATCCCTTGATTTGTATGATAAAGCTGACCTGATTTGGTAATCTTAACGCAAGTGGTTTCTTATTGCGGTGGTTATGACATCTGACTTTCATATATGTGCTAACTTGGCTTAGTAATCTTTCGTGTGAATGATTATATTGAGTTTCACCCTTGAACTCAGTTTGGGATAGTTTTATTGTTGGCCACCCTCCTAGAATATTGTTAGTAGCATTCAGTTGGCCTTTCACCTTCTTTACAAGGAGACATATGTCTCACTCATCTTCTAATGTCGACATGTGGTTTTGTCCTGAGTTTCTTGAGCACCATATATGCCTTTGCTCCGGTTTTTAGATTCCTTTAGACACTTTAGAGTTCAAGGCGTTTTTGTGATGGAGCCAATTGCATGAGATGTTGCTTTTAATGGATTGATCATGAGATGTGCTAATGGTCATGTATGTTGCAAATTTCAGACGTTAAACTTCTGATGGAACTATGCAAACAGATGACGGCAGAAACAGTTTCGGCAACAAGAAGTAAGAATGTGCCAGGTGAAAAGCCCCAAGATACAAGGGCTTTTGTAAAACCATCAGAAAATAAGTTTCCAACAGGTGTATCCAGCGAGAAGCAGCAGGCTGAAGATGGTCAGACTCAAGGGACATATATTGTCGGTGGGTCTGCTTTTGGCTGGAATTTCATTACCTTTGTAGGCGAAGAACCAGTCTACTATGGAATAACAAAGGAGTCATTTCGAGCTAATGGCAGCAAAGAAACAGTTCAGACTGTGGAGTAACGGAGGAGTTATTTCGAGGTAAAGGCAGAAAAGAAGCAGTTATGTAATCCTACCGCTAGCATAGACTCTGATTGCTAGTAGAAATTTTTAATCCGACGCCATTATATAGAAAAAGGGGGATTTCATTGACGATTTGAGCAATTGGAATGGATGTAATGTTTTCATTAGAATGGGTTATTCACCTTGATTCTTCAAAAGGGATCGGTGGAATTTGTAATATTAGAATGGATGTAATGAATTGATCAATTGAAATTTATGTCAGCAATTTTATTCCAGAAAGGAAGTATCTTTGCTGGAGGTGCGGTACTGATATCTTGACATCGGACCAGTCATCTGCTAGGACATCAACTTAATACTGTTGCAGGGTGTCAAGTGTGCATGCAGGCTCAAATGCAAACCCAGACCAAGGGAGGCCATCTGCTGCCATGTTTCTTTCCCTTGCGGCTCCAGTTCCCAAACTTAACCCTCATGATTTGAAAATTATGTTTCTGCTGTAAGCACCATAACATCCCACTTACTGAAGCGTGATATGAGTGCGGTACTTTTAAAGAGATTTAACTTTTATCTATTCAATAGTTCATTAAaaaggatcaggatcctctcttgagctaagggtgaggatcctcctgagcAAGTTCATCGGACctttcaaattttatccaacggttacaaacaggggTTTTTTAAAAGTCATAATAATGGTAactgttggataaaatttgaacggtccgatgagcttGCTCAGGAGGATCATCATCCTTAGCTCAAGAGAGAATCCTGATCCCATTAAAAATGCCCActtcaatataatatatatcaGTGATATGGTCTTTGTAGAATTATTGTAAAGTAATTATATTTTATCAAAACTAGTGCGGGCATAATTCAACAGTGTATAGGCATAATTATACTATTTCTAAATTATATACGGCAAACTAGAAAAAACAGTAAATTAGGTGGAAAGTAAATTTGGTAAAGGCTCACCTATATGATCTGTCTGGTGCATcaaaaattctcattttatcAATCATGTTGTGTAGTGGAATTATTGTATGTCTTACACTctgttggatgaagaaatttaatattattaagaaatttcaaaatgacagaattatattttctagaatttgaaaattttcttgtttttcttttttcaaatgtgaattttcttgtttgattaacataaaagaacaatgaaatttaattacgaaatttattttattttacttttaaactCCTActcaaagaaatttaaaaatgacatctatttacatgaaatttaatttGGGAATTAGAGGTCctaaattccaattttttttttccacgcggaaattctaaatttctttgtttatgatataaataagaaaattgGTGCATATCGATTTATAAATTAtgacttttgtcaaaattctaAGTTTAGTACTTGATGTAGTTTATCAAGTGGGATTATTTTGCTTGCTTGGTCTAAATTCGATTCTAATGAACGTGGTTGAACTTGAAGGAAGGTAGTGCTTCAAAGTACTTTACACTAGGATTCAAATACCTTGGTGAATCGATAAAAAAGTAGTTTAGTGGAAAACAAGTTAGGTAAAGACTTACCCATAAAGCCACCATCTCTAATGGGGACCTAAACAGTGTCTCCATAGTCCTATAGCCTCTAAATATAGGAACAAAGTGCTTCAAATGGGTAAAGACTCACCTATATTCTTATGCACAATGGTGATTCTGTGGACACCCAACTATTAAGACAAATTCTTAGTTGTTCATAAACCATTCTTGGGTGCCCAGAGACAATTTTCGAGTGTCCATTGGATCACCCTTTTTGGTAAGGAAAACAACTAGACACGGTCGGATTAAATCACAATCTGACAAATGTCCCTACCTTGAGCCATTTGTCGCCCCAACATATCCGAGTGTAGCAAGTTGGCTGTAGCAGTTTGCCTCCACTTGAACTTACACCCAAAGTTCGAATCCCCCTCCCCATAGTTTAGTTTAGATTAAAATATTGCTCGAATAAAAAAAAGCTAGATGTAGCCCCCAAACTCTAGCCCTAAGATGGACACGAAAAATATGATTCTGGTGTCAGCACTAGTTCAAATAATATTGATCTTTTTTACTATAACATCCCAACTCCTGAAGCATGTGTTGAGTGCCTCGCTTTTAAAGAGATTAACTTTCATCCCAAATTCAATGGTTCACTTAAAAAGATAACCACTTTTGAAAATTGCGGTTTTGATAAAATTAGTGAAATTATTGTCCCACGTATACCAGTGATATGGTTTTGGTAGAATTATTATAAAGTAATTATAGTTTATCAAAACTTAGCGGGTGGgcataattatattatttcaaAGTTTGGTAAAGAGTCACCTGTATCTGGTGCATCAAAAAGTCTCATTTTATAATTCATGCTGTCTAGTGGAATCATTGTAATCTTAATTCGACTCTAATGAACATGGTTGAACTTGAGGGAAGGTGGTGCTTCAAAGTCCTTTACACTAGGATTTCCATACCTTGGTGAATCGAAAAAAAGTAGATTGGTGGAAAGCAAATTAGGTAAAGTCACCTATATCTCATATCTGGTGCATCAAAAACTTTCAGTTTATCAATTATGGTGTCTAGTGGAATTATCGTATAGCCAGCATCTTCAACGGGAACCTTAAATGGAGTGCCCACAACCTTGTAGCCTCTAAATATAGGGACAAAGGGCTTTCAATTGGTGGAATAGAGGTCCTCTAAGTATCCCAACGTATAGTGACTCATAGGATACTTCAAAGAAATCCTCAAAAAATGGGCACCAATGTAGATTTTGAGCGGGAAACAAGCTTGACCTGCGTGATAATGTTGCacatcagctttttttcattgCCAGACTGAAACAACATCAATCGTGGACCCTATACCACACTTGTGacattttccatatttttaaCCGTGGGAAACCATCGGTAGagataattttttggtttttttcatgttttcatcAACGGCCACAATATTCATTTAGGAATCCGAATATTCCATTGAAGCCCTTGAAAGAGTCCTCAAGCGTGATGGTGGAGATGCCCTTGGTACTTGATGTACTTTATCAGGCTATGTTTTGGTCACCTATTGCATTGCCTCTGATTTTTACTTGTAGGCCTACCTTTCTTTGTAACATGTTTGAGATTAATGGCATATGAATTGAGAAGGAGAACTATTGGATATTCTATTGTATAAAGATTTTCACGACtattggattttttattttatgtttcttcATTCATTATATATCATTCAGTTCTACGTATTATTGAAgaattttctcattttgtaatattttcttttcaatttggcTTTCAATCTCATGCCTTGAAAATTTCCCACCCAAATATAGCGTGTCAAAGATTGTTTTGTTAGTTGTAGATTTTAGTTTAAAGGATTGGTTGCACTCCTATGCAAAATCATGTCAAATTTACTAAGggttaactttttattttttattttaatccaAGCTGTAATTTATATCTATGTCAACAACGATGCCATGATGTTTAACAaactaattattatttatttcatcaGAAATAATACATCGACAATCGTGTATGCTTTCTTTacaaaaattacagaaaatttcataaaaaaataattaagatatATAGAGGTTGTGAAGGGTGAAAAGGGAAAAGAATCTTCACCGGATTCTTTTCCTGGGGATTCTAGGGATTTTGCGATCgtaaccgttcatcgtataccgtgcggtcaaaaatcatttcaaaatttaaaatttaaaattaaatacaaatagtacgtaatgaaaactgaccgcaAGATGTATGATGAATGATCACGATCGCGGAATCTCTAGGATCCCCAAGAAAAGGAGGATCCTTTTCCAGTGAAAACGAAGTGAGGggagaatttaaaagaaaaatccgTACGatttacgatgaacggatacgatTTATGAATTCGtagatcctcaccaaaaggatccagagaggatcttgTTGGATAGATGAGGCACGGGTAAAACAGAAGGGATGGGTGAAAAGAAAAGAGGGGGTGAAGACTGAAGAGGaaaagggaggagagagaagaaaaagaagaaaactaatttgtgttcttgttaatatttttataatatttttggccttaattattgaataaaattattagATTGCTTGTAGttaagattcaaaattttaaaactctTTTTATTATCTTTTGAAGGCCGGGTTAGGACCTTGTACTGTTATTTGTAAGAAACTTCTTTTTTGAACTGAGGCAACTTTAATTCTTGAATAAAGATGTGGCTATATTTTGGTCACCTATTGCATTGCCTCTACTTAGCTACTTGTAGGCCTACCTTTCTTTAGTGTTTGAGATAAAATGGCATATTCCATTGTATAAATATTATCGCAATTATTGGatattttgcttttacttttcttCGTTCATTTTGAACTACACTTGCAGctttccttttgctccaaaatcaaaatcctaaAGAAACTCTTTCGTGCTTCAATTGTCTCTTGCTTTATTTAGTTGAATTAAGATGGAGGGTGACAGAATCAGAATCAGGTGCTTGAACAAACTCTTTCGTGCTTTAATTGTGGTGTTCACTTTACTGCAATGTGCTGTCAACCCTTCCCTTTCCCTTggattcaaaaatatttcttcagAAGGAGTGGTGAGGTGCTTTGAGAGGGAAAGAGAAGCACTCCTTGCTTTCAAACACGGCCTCGTGGATCACTACCATCTCCTCTCTTCGTGGGTAAGAGAAGAACACAAGCAGGATTGTTGCAAATGGGTCGGCGTCCACTGCAGCAACCGAACCAACCATGTTACTCAACTTCATCTTGGGTGGTATTCTTTGAACGAATCTTACTCACATCAACAGAAAGGAGACACGCAGGACATCAATTATTTTTTGCAAGGTAAGATGATGAGTCCCAAACTACTTGAATTGCAGCATTTGAAATATTTGGACCTTTATGGAGTCAACTTCAATGGGGCCCGACTTCCATATTTCATTGGTTCTCTTTCCAATTTAAGACACCTCGATCTCTCTTATGCTTCTTTTGGTGGTCGATTTCCAAGTCAAGTTGGAAACCTTACCCACTTGCAATATCTTGATCTCGGTGGGAATGACTTTAACAGTGCAGAAAATCTGAATTCGTGGctccctcttctttcttctttaacaTATTTGGATCTGAGTAGCACCAATATCAGTAATGTTCATGACTGGCTGGAAACAGTTAGTAAGCTCCCTAAACTTACAAACTTGATGTTACGGGGGtgtggtcttccttctcctgtAATCCATTCCAGTActctttttaacataaattcttCAAAATCTCTTGCTCATGTTGACCTCTCTGGCAACCAGTACACTTCTCCTTCAACATATTTATGGTTGTCTAACTACAATGCCAGCCTTATCCATCTTGACCTCTCTGACAACAGTTTAACTGGTTTAATTCCCAGTGTCGTTGAAAACTTGACCTCTCTTGTCTATCTGTCTCTCTCTCAGAACAAATTTGACGCGGTGAATCCGCATTCTTTTTCCAGCTTATGCAGTTTGCAAAAACTGTACCTAGGCAATACTAGTCTGAGTGGACAGTTTTCCAAGTTTGTTCAAATGTTGTCTACGTGTGTTCAAAACTCGTTGGAGACTCTGTACCTCTATAACAATCATCTTTCTGGATCAATTCCTGATCTCACAAACTTTTCATCGTTGAAAGAATTAGATCTCTCTGGAAATCAATTGAGTGGAACAATACCTGAAAGCATTGGGCAACTGTCTAATCTAGAGTATATGGACTTGAGTACGAATGCTCTGGAAGGTGTGGTTTCGGAAAGCATTGGGCAACTGTCTAATCTAGAGTATATGGACTTGAGCACGAATGCTCTAGAAGGTGTGGGTTCGGAAAGCCACTTCTCGAATCTCTCTAGATTAACATATTTGGATTTGTC is a window from the Pyrus communis chromosome 16, drPyrComm1.1, whole genome shotgun sequence genome containing:
- the LOC137721303 gene encoding receptor-like protein EIX1, producing MEGDRIRIRCLNKLFRALIVVFTLLQCAVNPSLSLGFKNISSEGVVRCFEREREALLAFKHGLVDHYHLLSSWVREEHKQDCCKWVGVHCSNRTNHVTQLHLGWYSLNESYSHQQKGDTQDINYFLQGKMMSPKLLELQHLKYLDLYGVNFNGARLPYFIGSLSNLRHLDLSYASFGGRFPSQVGNLTHLQYLDLGGNDFNSAENLNSWLPLLSSLTYLDLSSTNISNVHDWLETVSKLPKLTNLMLRGCGLPSPVIHSSTLFNINSSKSLAHVDLSGNQYTSPSTYLWLSNYNASLIHLDLSDNSLTGLIPSVVENLTSLVYLSLSQNKFDAVNPHSFSSLCSLQKLYLGNTSLSGQFSKFVQMLSTCVQNSLETLYLYNNHLSGSIPDLTNFSSLKELDLSGNQLSGTIPESIGQLSNLEYMDLSTNALEGVVSESIGQLSNLEYMDLSTNALEGVGSESHFSNLSRLTYLDLSSNLLVLSFSCNWVPPIPSTLSHASYLDLSNNNISGSISILCEAYRSLKFLNLSSNNLSGELTECLTHFDHLIMLDLSYNAFSGKIPSTVGSLYHMETLKLRSNRFVGELPSSFKNCTSLKVIDVGNNQLSGPIPKWLGVSLQNLVILMLSSNNFNGSMPSELCRLTKIQNLDVSVNNISGAIPNCLSNLTALAQIGNSSPILQHLLSTNDGYVVYQDDATFIWKGRMYSYKNTLGLVKRIDFSSNRLTGEIPIEITYLVGLISLNLSINGLTGELTTKIGKLQALEILDLSRNQIDGRIPTSLARIDRLSVLDLSYNNFIGKIPTGTQLQSFDPSNYAGNPQLCGPPLQNMCDDQQETVISSNEEEKDELITWGFYVSMALGFIVGFWGVCGSLIFIRQWRYSYIRFLNVLNDWLYLRLILIKRHFN
- the LOC137721010 gene encoding uncharacterized protein, whose translation is MEEPNPAESSATEILTTPPSSAEVLPPEPPPSSLPSKTKKRPLENDAHFSNSSTLYKVRAVLKEVRPHFLEVLRTPDFRTCKSSEEIQEYVKLLMELCKQMTAETVSATRSKNVPGEKPQDTRAFVKPSENKFPTGVSSEKQQAEDGQTQGTYIVGGSAFGWNFITFVGEEPVYYGITKESFRANGSKETVQTVE